Sequence from the bacterium genome:
ACCAGCTGCATCGCCGGCAGCAAGGTTACGGCCGCGGCGGACGCATGAAGATCGAATCCGACCGGGCAGAAATTATTTCCGGTGTGCGATTCGGGAAGACCATCGGTTCTCCGATCGGCTTGCTCGTATGGAATAAAGATTGGGAAAACTGGAAAGACGTTATGCCGGTTGAGGCTCAAAGGGATAAGAACAAAATAAAAAAAGTTACGCTTCCCCGTCCGGGCCATGCCGATCTTGCCGGCATACTCAAATTCGGATTCGATGATATTCGGCCCGTAATTGAACGCTCCAGCGCGCGGGAAACGGCCATGCGTGTTGCGCTCGGAAGCGTTGCAAGAAAATTACTCGAGGAATTCGGTGTCACAATCGCATCCCATGTAATTCAAATCGGAAAAATCAAAATTCAAAATTCAACATTTAAAATTCAAAATTTCAGTGTATCTGAGATAACGAAATTATCCGACGATTCTGAAGTTCGCGCGCTGTATCCGGAAGACTCAAAAAAAATGATCGACGAAATAAAGGCGGCACAAAAGGAAGGCAATTCGCTGGGCGGAATATTTGAAGTGGTGGTAGACGGCCTTCCGGCAGG
This genomic interval carries:
- the aroC gene encoding chorismate synthase; translation: MRFLTAGESHGKGLVGIIEGIPAGLELAAEYIDHQLHRRQQGYGRGGRMKIESDRAEIISGVRFGKTIGSPIGLLVWNKDWENWKDVMPVEAQRDKNKIKKVTLPRPGHADLAGILKFGFDDIRPVIERSSARETAMRVALGSVARKLLEEFGVTIASHVIQIGKIKIQNSTFKIQNFSVSEITKLSDDSEVRALYPEDSKKMIDEIKAAQKEGNSLGGIFEVVVDGLPAGLGSYTHWDKKLDGILAQYICSIPAVKGVEIGDAFENAGKFGSDVHDEIFYDEKKGYYRKTNRSGGLEGGMTTGERLILRGAMKPIPTLARPLMSVDIETKKSASAHKERTDTCSVPAAAVVAEAMTALALINPFLEKFGGDSMNEIKKHLQFHR